In Mastigocladopsis repens PCC 10914, a single window of DNA contains:
- a CDS encoding cytochrome P450, whose protein sequence is MMVSLIQTLRLIVNPTKFLEDCAANYGDIFTVRVLGINSPPVVFFSSPEAIADCFAIPAKELDFKKATHVFEPLFGANSIVLQEGRSHNRQRQLLMPPFHGDRMKDYGQAICQITEEVTQNWTQGTSVSMQQVMPDITLQIILQVVFGMSPGGRYQKLKELLSSLLEDVTKPLYSTLFFFPPLQKDLGAWSPWGNFTRRREEIDKLIYAEISERRLSNDASRTDILSLLMSAHDENGQQMTDKELRDQLVSLLLLGYETTAPVLAWVFYLIHSHPQVKDKLMQELNTLGDAPNPEAMTQLPYLSAVCQETLRIHPIALICTPRMVKDKVEIAGHTFTSGTVLVPSIHLAHRRAETYPEPEKFQPERFLNQKFSPYEYFPFGGGYRGCIGAAFSMYELKLVVATILSRFQLNLADNRPVRPVRRGITIVPSGGVRMVVTKEMKKANNFVYL, encoded by the coding sequence ATGATGGTTTCTTTAATACAAACACTACGATTAATTGTTAATCCAACAAAATTTTTAGAGGATTGTGCTGCCAACTATGGCGACATATTTACGGTGCGAGTATTAGGGATAAATTCGCCGCCAGTCGTATTTTTTAGTAGTCCTGAAGCTATTGCTGATTGTTTTGCGATTCCAGCGAAAGAGTTAGATTTTAAGAAGGCAACTCATGTTTTTGAGCCTTTGTTTGGGGCAAATTCAATTGTGTTGCAAGAGGGGCGATCGCACAATCGTCAAAGGCAGTTATTAATGCCACCTTTTCATGGCGATCGCATGAAGGATTACGGTCAAGCCATTTGCCAAATCACTGAAGAAGTCACACAAAATTGGACACAAGGCACATCTGTTTCTATGCAACAAGTCATGCCTGATATCACTTTGCAAATTATATTGCAAGTGGTATTTGGTATGAGTCCCGGTGGGCGTTATCAAAAATTAAAAGAACTGCTGAGTTCTTTGTTAGAAGACGTGACTAAACCTTTGTACTCTACCTTGTTTTTTTTCCCGCCACTACAAAAAGATTTAGGTGCGTGGAGTCCTTGGGGAAATTTTACCAGACGGCGAGAGGAAATTGATAAACTGATTTATGCAGAGATTTCCGAACGGCGTTTATCTAATGATGCTTCGCGTACAGATATTTTGAGTTTGCTGATGTCGGCGCATGACGAAAACGGACAGCAGATGACAGATAAAGAGTTACGCGATCAATTAGTTTCTCTGCTACTTTTAGGATATGAAACAACAGCACCAGTCTTGGCGTGGGTGTTTTATTTAATTCACTCTCATCCTCAGGTAAAAGATAAGCTGATGCAGGAATTGAATACTTTAGGAGATGCACCCAATCCTGAAGCTATGACTCAATTACCTTACCTCAGCGCTGTCTGTCAGGAAACACTGCGAATTCACCCCATCGCTTTGATTTGCACACCACGAATGGTAAAAGATAAAGTAGAAATTGCTGGTCATACATTTACATCAGGGACAGTTTTAGTTCCCTCCATTCATTTAGCACATCGACGTGCAGAAACTTACCCTGAACCAGAAAAGTTTCAACCAGAAAGATTTCTCAACCAGAAATTTTCGCCTTATGAATATTTCCCTTTTGGTGGCGGTTATCGTGGATGTATTGGTGCAGCATTTTCTATGTATGAACTGAAATTAGTAGTAGCAACAATTTTATCACGTTTTCAACTAAATCTGGCTGACAATCGTCCAGTGCGTCCAGTACGTCGTGGCATTACGATTGTTCCCTCTGGGGGTGTGCGGATGGTTGTTACTAAAGAGATGAAGAAGGCAAATAATTTTGTGTATTTGTAG
- the crtO gene encoding beta-carotene ketolase CrtO yields MQTYDVVIIGAGHNGLVCAAYLLKAGYSVLLLEKRSVPGGAATTEECLPKEAPGFKFNLCAIDHEFIHLGPVVQELELEKYGLEYLECDPVVFCPHPDGKYFLGHKSLEKTCAEIARYSERDAKKYAEYTDYWQRAIGAMVPMFNAPPKSVLDILGNYDIAKLKDLFSVIGSPNKTLDFIRNMLTSAEDILNEWFDSEFLKAPLARLAAELGAPPSQKTIAIGAIMMAMRHDPGMARPRGGTGALVQALVKLVTSKGGVILTDQHVEKVLVDNGRAVGVRVANGTEYRAKDGVISNIDAKRVFLQLIDDSDVNAADPNLRERLERRIVNNNETILKIDLALNEPPRFEHHEHKDEYLIGSVLIADSIAHVEQAHSKCTLGEIPDSDPSMYVVVPTMLDPSMAPPGKHTVWIEFFAPYQIAGAEGTGLKGTGWTDELKNKVADRVVDKLADYAPNVKNALIARRVESPAELGERLGAYKGNYYHIDMTLDQMVFFRPLPEIANYKTPIENLFLTGAGTHPGGSISGMPGRNCARVFLQNKHPIAQTLRDARDSIKSTVGSVFKIN; encoded by the coding sequence ATGCAAACTTATGATGTTGTAATTATTGGAGCAGGACATAATGGGCTAGTTTGTGCCGCTTATTTGCTGAAAGCTGGCTATAGCGTCTTGCTATTAGAAAAGCGTTCTGTTCCTGGTGGTGCAGCGACAACAGAGGAATGTTTGCCAAAAGAAGCTCCTGGATTTAAGTTTAACTTGTGTGCCATTGACCACGAGTTTATTCACTTAGGACCAGTCGTACAAGAATTAGAACTGGAAAAGTACGGTTTGGAATATCTGGAGTGCGATCCAGTTGTTTTTTGTCCTCACCCCGACGGGAAGTATTTTTTAGGTCATAAGTCGTTAGAAAAAACTTGTGCAGAAATTGCCCGTTACAGTGAACGCGATGCCAAAAAATATGCTGAATATACAGACTACTGGCAGCGGGCAATAGGTGCAATGGTTCCCATGTTTAACGCGCCGCCAAAGTCAGTTTTAGATATTCTTGGCAATTACGACATCGCAAAGCTGAAAGATTTATTTTCGGTCATTGGTTCTCCTAACAAGACGCTGGACTTTATTCGCAACATGTTGACCAGCGCTGAAGATATTCTTAACGAGTGGTTTGATTCAGAATTTCTGAAAGCGCCTTTGGCAAGACTTGCAGCCGAACTAGGTGCGCCTCCCTCGCAAAAAACCATTGCCATTGGTGCAATTATGATGGCGATGCGTCATGACCCCGGTATGGCAAGACCCCGTGGCGGTACTGGTGCATTGGTGCAAGCTTTAGTAAAGTTGGTGACAAGTAAAGGCGGCGTTATCTTAACTGATCAGCACGTTGAGAAAGTTTTGGTTGATAATGGTCGTGCTGTTGGTGTGCGGGTGGCAAACGGCACTGAATATCGTGCTAAAGACGGGGTAATATCAAATATTGATGCCAAGCGGGTATTTTTGCAATTGATCGATGATAGCGATGTGAATGCAGCTGATCCAAATTTGCGAGAAAGATTAGAACGCCGCATCGTCAATAACAACGAAACTATTCTCAAGATTGACTTGGCTTTAAACGAACCGCCGCGCTTTGAACATCACGAACACAAGGATGAATATCTCATTGGATCTGTTTTGATTGCAGATTCTATTGCTCACGTTGAACAGGCACATAGTAAATGTACCTTAGGAGAGATTCCAGATTCCGACCCCTCAATGTACGTGGTTGTGCCGACAATGTTAGATCCATCAATGGCACCACCAGGCAAGCATACCGTGTGGATTGAGTTTTTCGCCCCGTATCAAATTGCAGGCGCAGAAGGCACGGGTTTGAAGGGTACAGGTTGGACGGATGAACTGAAAAATAAAGTTGCAGACAGGGTGGTTGATAAACTAGCAGACTACGCGCCAAATGTGAAAAACGCACTGATCGCCCGTCGCGTGGAAAGCCCGGCGGAACTAGGAGAAAGATTGGGCGCGTACAAAGGAAATTACTACCACATTGACATGACCTTGGATCAGATGGTGTTTTTCCGTCCCTTGCCAGAGATAGCGAACTACAAAACCCCAATTGAGAATTTGTTCCTCACAGGTGCGGGAACTCATCCAGGCGGTTCAATTTCAGGAATGCCCGGACGCAATTGTGCGCGAGTCTTTTTGCAGAATAAGCATCCCATAGCACAGACACTTAGGGATGCACGGGATTCGATTAAGTCAACAGTTGGGTCGGTGTTTAAGATTAATTAA
- a CDS encoding Nif11-like leader peptide family natural product precursor, producing the protein MTQNNAAQLFKAVRQDQALQQRLKAATNPEAFITIAKERGFDFTVEELETEISKLSEEELAAIVNPGIAPRTHIYPR; encoded by the coding sequence ATGACACAGAACAACGCAGCCCAACTTTTCAAAGCCGTCAGACAAGATCAGGCATTACAGCAAAGACTCAAAGCTGCAACTAACCCAGAAGCTTTCATCACAATTGCTAAAGAGCGTGGCTTTGACTTCACGGTTGAAGAACTGGAGACTGAGATCAGCAAATTGTCTGAAGAAGAGTTGGCAGCAATTGTCAATCCAGGAATAGCACCTAGAACCCATATTTATCCTAGGTAA
- a CDS encoding cation:proton antiporter: MVDVYIIDLFVIGLLLLIVTLGSGWISRLPLSFALIYLVVGILLGPYGFGLVHLRRDGVFNAEVLERVTEFVVIVSVYSCGLKIIRPLQLGAWDITVRLIGFLMPISIFGLAIVGKLFLGMDWGAAILLGAILAPTDPVLASEVQLTDTHDQDELRFGLTSEGGLNDALAFPFVYFGIHSLKDNNWDNWFKQWVAVDLIWAIAAGIVMGIIVAKAVVWIDKKIQKRRRADELMEDFVAISTILLTYSLTEFVNGYGFLGVFVAGLVVQRSYKNPEKPLAQLEFIERIEKLLEVGTILLLGSILLFKPMVEYASQSFLVIVLLFLIIRPGGAWISTIGKRPVNPRHQTFHPGTRWLFGWFGIRGVGSLYYLAYAFGNGLKGDLGEQIGWITYSTIVVSVIVHGISSTPLMNWYEHNLADNKNASPPATIDEFE, from the coding sequence ATGGTTGATGTCTATATTATTGACCTATTTGTCATTGGTCTACTGCTGTTAATTGTTACCTTAGGTTCAGGCTGGATTTCGCGCTTACCTCTTTCCTTTGCTCTCATCTACCTAGTAGTTGGTATATTATTGGGTCCCTATGGCTTTGGGTTGGTTCACTTGCGCCGCGACGGAGTATTTAACGCCGAGGTCTTGGAAAGGGTAACAGAATTCGTGGTGATTGTATCTGTGTATAGCTGCGGCTTGAAAATCATTCGCCCGCTACAATTGGGCGCTTGGGATATAACGGTGCGGCTGATTGGTTTTTTGATGCCGATTTCAATTTTTGGGCTTGCTATTGTCGGCAAATTATTTTTAGGCATGGATTGGGGAGCAGCTATTTTATTAGGAGCAATTCTTGCACCTACTGACCCAGTATTAGCTTCAGAAGTTCAACTGACTGATACACACGACCAAGATGAATTACGCTTTGGTTTGACCTCAGAAGGCGGATTAAATGATGCTTTAGCTTTTCCCTTCGTGTATTTTGGCATTCATTCGTTAAAAGATAACAATTGGGACAACTGGTTTAAACAATGGGTTGCGGTTGATTTAATTTGGGCGATCGCTGCTGGGATAGTTATGGGGATTATCGTCGCCAAAGCTGTCGTTTGGATTGATAAAAAAATTCAAAAACGCCGTCGTGCTGATGAATTAATGGAAGATTTTGTTGCCATCAGCACAATTTTGCTAACTTATTCCTTGACAGAATTTGTGAATGGTTATGGATTTCTTGGAGTATTTGTTGCAGGTTTAGTTGTTCAGCGGAGTTATAAAAATCCAGAAAAGCCACTGGCACAATTGGAATTTATAGAGCGAATTGAAAAGCTTTTGGAAGTCGGGACAATTTTATTATTGGGTTCTATTTTATTATTTAAACCAATGGTGGAATATGCTTCCCAATCTTTTTTGGTAATAGTCTTGTTGTTCTTAATCATCCGACCTGGAGGAGCCTGGATTAGCACAATTGGTAAACGCCCTGTCAACCCGCGTCATCAGACATTTCATCCGGGAACTCGGTGGTTATTTGGTTGGTTTGGCATTCGTGGAGTTGGCTCTTTATATTATCTTGCCTATGCCTTTGGTAATGGTTTAAAAGGCGACCTTGGTGAGCAAATTGGCTGGATTACTTATAGCACTATTGTCGTTTCTGTGATTGTGCATGGAATTAGTTCAACGCCATTAATGAATTGGTATGAGCACAATCTTGCCGACAACAAAAATGCTTCTCCTCCAGCTACAATTGATGAATTTGAATGA
- a CDS encoding MBL fold metallo-hydrolase, translating to MLFRQLFDKESSTYTYLIADIKTKVAVLVDPVLEQFERDCQLLQQLELSLRYCLETHIHADHVTSTGKLRAATGCEAILPVGSEAVCADRYIADGEILQLGSVVIEAIATPGHTNAHLAYLVSKERVLTGDALFIRGCGRTDFQSGDAGTLYDSVTQRLFTLPDETLVYPGHDYQGCTVSTIGEEKRCNPRFANHERHSFIELMGNLKLDFPKKMMEAVPANQNCGRILST from the coding sequence ATGCTATTTCGCCAGTTATTTGACAAGGAATCAAGTACTTATACTTACCTAATTGCCGATATCAAAACGAAGGTTGCTGTCCTCGTCGATCCAGTTTTAGAACAATTTGAGCGGGATTGCCAGCTGCTTCAACAACTAGAACTTTCTCTACGCTATTGTTTAGAAACTCACATCCATGCCGATCACGTTACCAGTACAGGCAAGTTGCGAGCTGCAACTGGTTGTGAAGCAATTCTTCCGGTTGGATCAGAAGCTGTCTGTGCAGACCGCTATATTGCAGATGGAGAAATCTTGCAGTTGGGGTCAGTCGTGATTGAGGCGATCGCCACTCCTGGTCATACAAATGCTCACCTAGCCTATCTAGTTAGCAAAGAGCGTGTTCTGACGGGTGATGCGTTGTTTATCCGAGGTTGCGGCAGGACTGATTTTCAAAGCGGCGATGCTGGTACTTTATATGACTCTGTGACACAGCGGCTATTTACTCTACCTGATGAAACTCTGGTCTATCCCGGTCATGACTATCAAGGTTGTACTGTCTCCACAATTGGCGAAGAAAAACGTTGCAACCCAAGATTTGCTAACCATGAGCGTCATAGCTTTATTGAATTGATGGGAAATCTAAAGTTAGACTTTCCTAAAAAGATGATGGAAGCGGTTCCTGCTAATCAAAATTGCGGTCGTATCTTGTCTACATAG
- the crtO gene encoding beta-carotene ketolase CrtO: MEAYDVVIIGAGHNALVCAAYLLKAGYSVLLLEARSIPGGGSTTEELMPQEAPGFKFNPCAINHLFIFLGPVIQELELHKYGLEYLSCDPVAFCPHPDGKYFLAHKSVEKTCAEIARYSERDAQKYAEYIDFWQRFVKAVTPFFNAAPKSLVDIAGNYGLKHLQDFFSILGGPNTTLDLIRTLLSSPIDNINEYFDSEFVKAPLARLSAELSSPPSQKAMSFGAMMLALRHNPGMARPRGGTGALSEALVKCVTSLGGVILTDQKVERVLVDNNQAVGVRVAGGKEYRANKGVISSLDAKRLFLQLMDTSDVDSADANLRDRLDRRIINNNETILKIDCALSEPLRFEHHQHKDEYLIGSILIADSMNHVEQAHSEITLGKIPDENPSMYVVMPTGLDPSMAPQGKHTLWIEFFAPYQIAGAEGTGLKGTGWTDELKNKVADKVISKLAEYSPNLKHSIIARHVESPAELGERLGTYKGNYYHIDMTLEQMLCFRPLPELANYKTPIENLYLTGAGTHPGGSISGLPGRNCAKMFLHTQEPLTQTLKDAGDSIKSTVATVLGRE, translated from the coding sequence ATGGAAGCGTATGATGTTGTGATTATTGGCGCTGGTCACAATGCACTTGTTTGTGCCGCCTATCTACTCAAAGCTGGATACAGCGTCCTACTCCTGGAGGCGCGTTCAATACCCGGTGGCGGTTCGACAACTGAAGAACTCATGCCGCAAGAAGCACCTGGTTTTAAATTCAACCCCTGCGCTATTAATCACCTATTTATTTTCCTTGGTCCAGTTATACAAGAATTAGAATTACACAAGTACGGCTTGGAATATCTTTCCTGTGATCCAGTCGCCTTTTGTCCCCATCCCGATGGCAAGTATTTTTTAGCTCATAAGTCTGTGGAAAAGACTTGTGCGGAGATTGCCCGTTACAGTGAGAGAGATGCCCAAAAATACGCCGAATACATTGACTTCTGGCAACGGTTTGTGAAAGCAGTGACGCCCTTTTTCAACGCAGCACCGAAGTCACTTGTTGACATTGCTGGTAACTACGGTCTAAAACATCTGCAAGACTTCTTCTCAATTCTGGGGGGTCCCAACACAACTCTAGATTTAATTCGCACGCTGCTTAGTAGTCCGATAGACAATATCAACGAGTATTTTGATTCTGAATTTGTCAAAGCACCCCTTGCGCGACTATCTGCGGAACTGAGTTCACCTCCCTCCCAAAAAGCGATGTCCTTTGGGGCAATGATGTTGGCATTGCGCCATAACCCCGGTATGGCACGCCCACGCGGCGGTACTGGCGCACTCAGCGAAGCTTTAGTAAAGTGTGTGACAAGTCTTGGTGGCGTTATCCTCACCGACCAAAAGGTTGAAAGAGTTTTAGTGGATAATAATCAAGCTGTCGGGGTGAGAGTTGCAGGTGGCAAAGAATATCGTGCTAACAAAGGTGTCATCTCAAGTCTTGATGCCAAGCGGTTGTTTTTGCAACTCATGGATACAAGCGATGTGGATAGCGCAGATGCGAATTTGCGCGACCGATTAGATCGCCGCATCATCAACAATAACGAAACAATTCTCAAAATAGATTGTGCTTTATCCGAACCGCTGCGCTTTGAACATCACCAACACAAAGATGAGTATCTCATTGGTTCTATTCTGATTGCAGATTCTATGAACCATGTGGAACAAGCTCATAGTGAGATTACTTTGGGTAAAATTCCCGATGAGAACCCTTCAATGTATGTGGTGATGCCTACAGGACTTGACCCCTCAATGGCACCTCAAGGCAAGCATACATTATGGATTGAGTTTTTTGCCCCTTATCAAATTGCCGGTGCAGAAGGTACGGGGTTGAAAGGGACAGGCTGGACGGATGAATTGAAAAACAAAGTTGCTGATAAGGTGATTTCTAAACTGGCAGAGTATTCACCTAATCTCAAACACTCGATCATCGCCCGTCATGTGGAAAGTCCGGCGGAACTCGGAGAACGCCTGGGAACTTACAAGGGCAACTATTACCACATTGATATGACTCTAGAACAGATGCTGTGCTTCCGTCCTCTACCAGAGTTGGCTAATTATAAAACTCCGATTGAGAATTTATATCTCACGGGTGCAGGAACTCATCCAGGTGGTTCCATTTCTGGCTTACCGGGACGCAACTGTGCGAAAATGTTTTTGCATACTCAGGAACCATTGACACAAACATTAAAAGATGCAGGAGATTCAATAAAATCTACCGTTGCAACGGTTCTCGGTCGCGAATGA
- a CDS encoding saccharopine dehydrogenase family protein has translation MTERVLILGGRGRIGSSVAQDLLTHTQAEVTITGRTPDHGMSDPRVQFLVLDLADVEKLRKAIASANLVVHCAGPFHYRDANVLKICIEHGVNYVDVSDHRSYTSKALGYNDAAVSAGVTAIVNTGIFPGISNSMVRQGVEQFDAPEKIHLSYLVSGSGGAGVTVMRTTFLGLQKPFESLIDGQWQMVKPYSQRENIDFPPPYGRTGVYWFDMPETFTLPHAFPSVKTVITKFGSVPDFYNHLTWIAAHIFPKPLMQQKGAIEFLAHVSHFMTDVTNRFSGIGVAVRSEITGLKDDREAVFCSSLVHENTAVASGCGTGSIAQLLLDRKLKKPGVSPVEEALPTDLFEQIMQSRGIKISHDWL, from the coding sequence ATGACTGAGCGGGTTTTGATTCTTGGAGGGCGGGGGCGGATCGGCAGTAGTGTTGCCCAAGACCTTCTCACCCATACACAAGCAGAAGTTACAATCACGGGACGCACCCCAGATCATGGAATGAGTGATCCGCGAGTGCAATTTTTGGTGTTGGACTTGGCAGACGTGGAGAAATTGAGGAAGGCGATCGCCTCTGCCAACTTGGTGGTTCACTGCGCTGGTCCTTTTCACTACCGAGACGCCAATGTTCTGAAAATCTGTATTGAACATGGCGTCAACTACGTCGATGTCAGTGACCACCGTTCTTATACTAGTAAGGCTCTGGGCTACAATGATGCAGCGGTATCTGCCGGTGTCACGGCGATTGTTAACACTGGCATATTTCCCGGTATTTCTAACAGCATGGTACGTCAGGGCGTTGAGCAATTCGACGCACCGGAAAAGATTCATTTGAGTTATTTGGTGTCTGGTTCGGGTGGGGCTGGTGTCACCGTCATGCGGACAACTTTTTTAGGGTTGCAAAAACCTTTTGAATCTTTGATAGATGGTCAATGGCAGATGGTAAAGCCTTACAGCCAACGCGAAAATATTGACTTTCCACCCCCGTATGGACGCACCGGAGTTTACTGGTTTGATATGCCAGAAACCTTCACACTGCCTCATGCTTTTCCCTCTGTGAAAACAGTCATTACCAAATTTGGTTCAGTTCCCGATTTTTATAATCATTTGACTTGGATAGCTGCTCATATTTTTCCTAAGCCACTCATGCAACAGAAAGGCGCTATTGAATTTTTGGCTCATGTCAGCCATTTTATGACCGATGTAACTAATCGCTTCAGTGGTATTGGGGTAGCAGTTCGCTCAGAAATTACAGGTCTTAAAGATGATAGAGAAGCAGTCTTTTGCTCTAGTTTAGTCCATGAAAATACCGCAGTGGCTTCTGGTTGTGGCACGGGTAGTATTGCCCAACTGTTACTAGATCGCAAGCTGAAAAAACCTGGTGTGTCGCCTGTTGAAGAAGCACTACCAACAGATTTGTTTGAGCAAATAATGCAAAGCCGAGGTATTAAGATTAGTCACGATTGGTTGTAA
- a CDS encoding cytochrome P450, whose amino-acid sequence MKLPNGPQSPAFVQMLRWVFSPMSFMEECAQRYGDIFSLRLQSNSSPIVFVSNPQALQEILTSDTKQFEASGELNQIFASLLGKHSVITVSGAQHQRQRQLLMPTFHGDRMRNYGQVIGNITEEIINQWQIGKPFSVRSAMQTITMRTIMQAVFGLYNSPRAQELEKRLSAMLEKGSSRLSAAMLYFPILQQDFGPLSPWGQAMRRQQQADQLLYEEINERREQADDSRTDILSLLMTATDEAGQPMTDEELRDELMTLLFAGHETTATALTWALYWIHKLPVVREKLLEELDKLGENPDPSTIFKLPYLNAVCCETLRIYPVAMLTFPRVVRTAVSLCGYELEPDTLVIGSMYLTHQREDLYPQPKQFKPERFLERQFSPYEYLPFGGGARRCIGLAFAQFEMKVVLAKILSRLELGLVDDRDVRPKRRGLVTGLERPIQMVVKNQHTVKSQILESIAG is encoded by the coding sequence ATGAAACTACCAAATGGTCCACAAAGCCCTGCCTTTGTACAAATGCTTCGCTGGGTTTTCAGCCCTATGTCCTTTATGGAAGAGTGCGCCCAGCGGTATGGGGATATTTTTAGCCTGCGGTTACAAAGCAATAGTTCGCCTATAGTGTTCGTTAGTAATCCCCAGGCATTGCAGGAGATTTTAACAAGCGATACAAAGCAGTTTGAAGCCTCCGGTGAGTTGAACCAGATTTTTGCAAGTCTTCTAGGAAAGCACTCTGTGATCACTGTAAGCGGGGCGCAGCACCAGCGTCAACGGCAATTGTTAATGCCGACCTTTCATGGTGACAGGATGCGAAACTACGGTCAAGTGATTGGCAATATCACAGAGGAAATCATCAACCAATGGCAGATAGGCAAACCTTTCAGCGTCAGGTCTGCGATGCAAACCATTACCATGCGGACGATTATGCAAGCCGTGTTTGGACTATATAACAGTCCACGCGCTCAAGAACTGGAGAAACGTTTGTCTGCCATGCTCGAAAAGGGAAGTTCTCGGTTGAGTGCTGCGATGCTTTATTTTCCCATTCTACAACAAGATTTTGGTCCGTTGAGTCCTTGGGGACAGGCAATGCGCCGCCAACAGCAAGCTGACCAACTCCTTTACGAGGAAATTAACGAACGTCGAGAGCAAGCAGACGACTCTCGCACAGATATCCTCAGCTTGCTGATGACAGCAACAGATGAAGCCGGTCAACCCATGACCGACGAGGAATTACGTGATGAGTTGATGACGCTGCTGTTTGCTGGTCACGAAACCACGGCGACAGCCCTAACATGGGCATTGTACTGGATTCATAAACTGCCAGTAGTACGGGAAAAACTGCTAGAGGAACTTGATAAGTTGGGTGAAAATCCAGACCCTAGTACCATTTTTAAGTTACCCTACCTCAATGCTGTTTGCTGCGAAACCTTGCGGATTTACCCTGTTGCTATGCTGACGTTTCCACGGGTGGTGAGAACAGCCGTATCGCTATGTGGCTACGAACTGGAACCGGATACATTGGTGATTGGCTCTATGTATCTGACGCACCAGCGTGAGGATTTATACCCCCAACCCAAGCAGTTTAAGCCAGAACGCTTTTTGGAAAGGCAATTCTCCCCTTATGAGTATTTGCCCTTTGGGGGCGGTGCAAGGCGCTGTATTGGTTTAGCCTTTGCCCAGTTTGAAATGAAAGTTGTACTGGCAAAAATCCTTTCGCGGTTGGAATTGGGGCTGGTTGATGATCGTGATGTGCGACCGAAACGTCGTGGTTTGGTGACAGGACTGGAACGTCCTATCCAAATGGTTGTTAAAAATCAGCACACCGTCAAATCTCAAATTTTGGAATCTATCGCAGGTTGA
- a CDS encoding LmeA family phospholipid-binding protein, producing the protein MSQEQRLEEQMLSQEAERRLSEQLDGAEKIDVDVQTDLLKIFQGQADGVSVTGQGLVMRGIRVQDIKLQTDSVAVNPLSAIFGQVELNHPINSTARIVLTETDINHALTSDFVRSKMQNFELNVEGEIVCLQPQEIQIHLLANGKIGFTGKVLLKEKGNARPVSFTAQVCPRTKHKPIMLENFNCTQGEGISLEVVVALMQKVKQLVNLPYFEFDDVVLRVKNMEVQKGTVTLLVDAHVRQIPASASNS; encoded by the coding sequence ATGTCACAAGAGCAACGGTTAGAGGAGCAGATGCTTTCCCAGGAAGCCGAAAGGCGACTTTCTGAACAGCTCGATGGAGCAGAAAAAATAGACGTAGATGTACAAACAGACCTGCTGAAAATATTTCAGGGACAGGCAGATGGAGTTTCTGTAACAGGTCAAGGATTGGTAATGCGAGGCATCCGTGTGCAGGACATAAAACTGCAAACAGATAGCGTTGCTGTGAATCCTTTAAGTGCTATTTTTGGTCAAGTAGAACTGAATCATCCAATCAATAGCACTGCTCGTATTGTACTTACAGAAACAGATATTAACCATGCATTGACCTCAGATTTTGTTCGCAGCAAGATGCAAAACTTTGAGTTAAATGTAGAAGGTGAAATTGTATGTTTACAGCCACAAGAAATCCAAATTCATTTACTAGCTAATGGTAAGATAGGGTTTACGGGAAAGGTTCTGTTAAAAGAAAAAGGGAATGCTCGCCCAGTAAGTTTCACTGCACAGGTTTGTCCACGCACTAAACACAAACCCATAATGCTAGAAAATTTCAACTGCACTCAAGGGGAAGGGATTTCACTCGAAGTTGTTGTTGCCCTAATGCAGAAGGTAAAACAACTGGTAAATTTACCATACTTTGAGTTTGATGATGTAGTATTGCGTGTCAAAAATATGGAAGTGCAAAAAGGCACTGTGACACTTTTGGTAGACGCTCATGTTAGGCAAATACCTGCTAGTGCAAGTAATAGTTAA